A stretch of the Microtus pennsylvanicus isolate mMicPen1 chromosome 16, mMicPen1.hap1, whole genome shotgun sequence genome encodes the following:
- the LOC142836630 gene encoding uncharacterized protein LOC142836630, producing MGPSPEDQLDQQDCVPGDLTESVLRDPMHSTPEDQEDLTESICGDPVDSAPEDQPEATPGQPMGSDTGDTMRSAPQDQDQPESIPGDPVDPAPGDLTESFPGDPVDSAPQDQLEDQKDSVPGDPKILDFGDLEEVVEDLITSLQNGDREHLIAFLSSYPAHTTIEQVLDVIFRRYACFRPGCQEDEQLKNTICTLLDTWTSVFPGDFATTSGMSALKKVKTYLIIHLPYSDVLIHVHELLTRLLSETSEESD from the exons ATGGGTCCCagcccagaggaccagctggaccagcaagactgcgtccctGGGGACCTGACCGAGTCTGTCCTTAGAGACCCGATGCACTCCACCCCTGAGGACCAGGAGGACCTGACGGAATCCATCTGCGGGGACCCAGTGGACTCCGCTCCGGAGGACCAGCCTGAGGCCACTCCTGGCCAACCGATGGGCTCTGACACTGGGGATACGATGCGTTCGGCCCCACAAGACCAAGACCAGCCGGAGTCCATCCCCGGGGACCCGGTGGACCCTGCCCCCGGGGACCTGACTGAGTCCTTCCCTGGGGACCCAGTAGACTCCGCCCCGCAGGACCAGCTGGAGGACCAGAAGGACTCAGTCCCAGGGGACCCTAAGATCTTAGACTTCGGGGATCTGGAGGAAGTGGTGGAAGACCTGATCACTTCCCTTCAGAACGGGGACCGCGAGCATCTCATCGCTTTCCTGAGCAGCTACCCTGCTCATACCACCATCGAGCAGGTGCTGGATGTCATCTTCAGGCG GTATGCATGCTTCCGCCCCGGGTGCCAGGAGGATGAGCAGCTCAAGAA CACCATTTGCACCCTCCTGGACACGTGGACGAGCGTCTTCCCTGGGGACTTTGCCACAACATCCGGCATGTCCGCGCTGAAGAAGGTTAAGACCTACCTGATAATCCATCTGCCGTACTCGGACGTCCTAATACATGTGCACGAGCTCCTTACGAGACTGCTCTCAGAAACTTCGGAGGAGAGCGATTAA